A single region of the Opitutus sp. genome encodes:
- a CDS encoding FIST C-terminal domain-containing protein, translating into MKILQSLLSPLGVWRDLSGQLDPRQASLVLVFGLRKLLADPSSLTALRARFPAARLVLTSTAGNFADVQIEDADLVCTAVHFSHATLRTSVARLAPSVELKDLCRGIVTELTGPDLRHVLVFSDGGLVNGTVLSESFNSCLPAGVTLSGGLAGDGTDFAQTTVGLDAAPAPGCIVAVGLYGASLQIGFGSAGGWSSFGPARLVTAAQDNVLHQLDGQPALEIYKTYLGSEAAALPAAALRFPLCLQLPGEGNSIVRTILSIDEAAGTMTFAGNIPVGATVRLMRASQEELISGAEDAARSAATQPTSLVFCVSCVGRRIVLGHRTEEELEGVRAAFGPGPVLTGFYSYGELAPSGHSGSCQLHNQTMTVTSIAELVA; encoded by the coding sequence ATGAAAATCCTCCAGTCCCTGCTCTCCCCCCTTGGCGTTTGGCGCGACCTCTCCGGGCAACTTGATCCCCGCCAGGCCAGTTTGGTCCTCGTATTCGGTCTACGAAAACTTCTGGCCGATCCGTCCTCCCTGACCGCGTTGCGCGCCCGCTTTCCCGCCGCCCGCCTGGTGCTCACCTCCACCGCCGGCAATTTCGCCGATGTACAAATCGAGGACGCCGATCTGGTCTGCACCGCCGTCCATTTTTCCCATGCCACCCTGCGCACCTCCGTCGCCCGCCTTGCCCCGTCGGTGGAACTCAAGGACCTGTGCAGAGGAATCGTCACCGAACTCACGGGTCCCGACTTGCGCCATGTCTTGGTTTTTTCCGACGGCGGTTTGGTCAATGGCACGGTTTTGAGCGAATCCTTTAACAGCTGCCTGCCCGCCGGCGTCACCCTCAGTGGCGGCTTGGCAGGCGACGGCACCGACTTCGCCCAAACCACCGTCGGCCTGGACGCTGCGCCAGCACCTGGGTGCATCGTGGCGGTCGGCCTTTATGGCGCGTCGCTGCAAATCGGTTTTGGCAGTGCCGGTGGCTGGTCGAGTTTCGGCCCCGCCCGACTCGTCACTGCCGCCCAGGATAACGTCCTCCATCAACTGGATGGTCAACCCGCTCTGGAAATTTACAAAACCTACCTCGGCTCCGAGGCCGCCGCCTTGCCCGCAGCCGCCCTGCGCTTTCCGCTCTGCCTACAGCTACCCGGCGAGGGCAATTCCATCGTGCGCACCATCCTGTCGATCGACGAGGCGGCCGGCACCATGACCTTCGCGGGCAACATCCCCGTTGGCGCAACCGTCCGGCTCATGCGCGCCTCGCAGGAGGAACTTATCTCTGGAGCCGAGGACGCCGCGCGTAGTGCCGCAACTCAACCCACCAGCCTGGTCTTTTGCGTGAGCTGCGTGGGCCGCCGAATTGTACTCGGCCACCGCACTGAAGAGGAGTTGGAGGGCGTGCGCGCGGCCTTTGGCCCCGGCCCCGTTCTAACCGGCTTTTACTCGTATGGTGAACTGGCGCCGTCGGGCCACTCCGGCTCCTGCCAGCTGCACAACCAGACGATGACCGTGACCAGTATCGCCGAGCTCGTTGCATGA
- a CDS encoding response regulator has translation MSQHALLLRQLRRTFGGPEGVPPGLERFLEQVSASYQQFDQDRKFTDHAMSVSSLELATANAGLHAQNQRNEAVLARLRQTIGLLHPDGGAGEAAGADLLGLADAIEHLVTERQAIEAALRQAKDAADAASRAKSEFLANMSHEIRTPLNGIIGTVNLLKASALDPQQRHYANLAGTSGENLLELINDILDFSKIEAGKLAIETVDFNLGRLLTDLSGGLSLRAEQKKLTFTCEAADDVPLQLQGDPNRVRQVLLNLTGNALKFTGSGAVAVRIQLVERKVDSAQLRFSVRDTGIGIPADKLGSLFQKFTQADASTTRKFGGTGLGLAICKQLVELMGGQIGVNSWEGEGSEFWFTLRLAIQEAPVAGGGAAPPQLALLPGQTSARVLVAEDNFINQEIIRAVLGMLGLAPDLVGDGLEAVRTAAEGNYDLIFMDMQMPELDGYEATQRIRASGAEHAGVPIIAMTANAMIGDREKCIEAGMDDYISKPIDTAVLVGLLQRWLPVRD, from the coding sequence ATGAGTCAGCACGCGCTGCTTCTTCGCCAGTTAAGGCGTACCTTCGGCGGGCCCGAGGGGGTCCCGCCGGGGCTGGAGCGTTTCCTCGAACAGGTCTCCGCGTCCTATCAGCAATTCGATCAGGACCGGAAATTCACCGACCACGCCATGTCGGTGAGCTCGCTGGAGTTGGCTACGGCCAACGCCGGTCTCCACGCCCAAAACCAGCGCAACGAGGCGGTGCTCGCGCGCCTGCGCCAAACCATCGGGCTGCTGCATCCCGACGGCGGGGCAGGGGAGGCGGCCGGGGCGGATTTGCTCGGTTTGGCCGATGCCATCGAGCACCTCGTCACCGAACGCCAGGCCATCGAAGCGGCGCTGCGCCAGGCCAAGGACGCCGCCGATGCGGCAAGCCGCGCTAAGAGCGAGTTTTTGGCCAACATGAGCCACGAAATCCGCACGCCGCTTAACGGCATCATCGGCACGGTTAACCTGCTCAAAGCCTCCGCCCTCGACCCCCAGCAGCGCCACTACGCCAACCTCGCCGGCACCAGCGGCGAAAACCTGCTGGAGCTCATTAACGACATTCTGGATTTCTCCAAAATCGAGGCCGGCAAACTGGCCATCGAGACGGTGGATTTCAATCTGGGGCGCCTGCTCACCGATTTGTCCGGCGGACTCTCCCTGCGCGCGGAGCAGAAAAAACTCACCTTCACCTGCGAGGCCGCCGACGACGTGCCGCTCCAGCTGCAGGGCGACCCCAACCGGGTGCGCCAGGTCCTGCTCAATCTCACGGGCAACGCGCTGAAGTTCACCGGCTCAGGCGCGGTCGCCGTGCGTATCCAACTCGTGGAGCGCAAAGTCGACTCCGCCCAACTGCGCTTCAGTGTGCGCGACACCGGCATAGGCATACCCGCCGACAAACTCGGGTCTCTGTTTCAGAAATTCACCCAGGCGGACGCCTCCACCACGCGGAAATTCGGCGGAACCGGGCTGGGTTTGGCCATTTGCAAGCAGTTGGTGGAACTCATGGGAGGTCAAATCGGGGTGAACAGCTGGGAAGGGGAGGGGTCCGAGTTCTGGTTTACCCTGCGCCTGGCCATCCAGGAAGCGCCTGTTGCCGGTGGCGGCGCCGCCCCGCCCCAACTCGCCCTGTTACCCGGTCAAACGTCGGCGCGAGTGCTGGTGGCCGAGGACAATTTTATTAACCAGGAGATTATCCGCGCCGTACTCGGAATGCTAGGGCTGGCGCCCGATTTGGTTGGCGACGGATTGGAAGCGGTCCGGACGGCGGCGGAAGGGAACTACGATTTGATTTTTATGGATATGCAGATGCCGGAGTTGGACGGCTATGAAGCCACGCAACGCATCCGCGCAAGCGGGGCCGAGCATGCGGGGGTACCTATCATCGCGATGACCGCGAACGCTATGATCGGTGACCGCGAGAAATGCATCGAGGCGGGCATGGATGACTACATCAGCAAGCCGATCGATACGGCGGTGTTGGTGGGGCTGTTGCAACGCTGGCTGCCGGTGCGGGATTGA
- a CDS encoding DUF2156 domain-containing protein — MSNVNSLRHRPTFFWAGLVAVIVGLSGVVQLVTALFPPSQWLEDQLENWTPFHIAMESQALLVLAGCAQLALGRGLWRRKRFAWWVTLIVLLVTALLHTGKDFDWQMAIGSLAPLAVLVWQRKQFVAQSDSGSLRWVWIIGLPALAAVVTFGFLAVRHFGVTAEGNHTVAGTLQSVFELIFLQSTDTLRATTQQAQAAFFAVSFAGVALGLMVLALVLRPVFLKHPPTPIELQRARRIVDAYGDNPFDEFALASDKRYFFATTNRSVVTFALWRNYALTLSDPIGPADERERVVAEFLTYCEQQDWEPVLYQVGPDHLELYAKFGFKHRKIGEQTRIPLANYPMAGPKFQKLRASSYRAGREGHTFFWYPGVGPVDAKIEAGLKHVSDAWLKAKDGREMAFDMSSFNIEEIRLRGAAVALDANGNVAAFGTWLPYRQGRGRCLDLMRYDSPVHGIMDFVIVESIRAFRDKGLDEVSLANAPLANTAEPENTHDRAMRYIYQNFNRLYGYRTLFEFKKKYFPVWRGSYLAYRSTAKLPWIGYAMVSIHVPGGVWKLLRS, encoded by the coding sequence ATGAGCAACGTTAACTCCCTGCGGCATCGGCCGACATTTTTTTGGGCCGGTTTGGTGGCCGTGATCGTCGGCCTGTCCGGAGTGGTGCAGTTGGTCACGGCACTATTTCCACCAAGCCAATGGCTGGAGGACCAACTGGAAAACTGGACACCCTTCCACATCGCAATGGAGTCGCAGGCCCTGCTGGTGCTGGCCGGGTGCGCCCAGCTGGCGCTCGGGCGCGGGCTTTGGCGGCGCAAGCGATTCGCCTGGTGGGTGACGCTGATCGTGTTGCTGGTCACGGCCCTGTTGCACACAGGCAAGGATTTCGACTGGCAAATGGCCATCGGCAGTTTGGCTCCGCTGGCCGTGCTGGTCTGGCAGCGCAAACAATTCGTGGCCCAGTCCGACAGCGGCTCGCTGCGCTGGGTGTGGATCATCGGCCTGCCGGCGCTGGCGGCAGTGGTGACGTTTGGTTTTTTGGCGGTGCGCCACTTCGGGGTCACCGCCGAGGGCAACCACACGGTGGCGGGCACGCTGCAGTCGGTCTTCGAGCTCATTTTCCTGCAATCCACCGACACCCTGCGCGCAACGACCCAGCAGGCGCAGGCGGCGTTTTTCGCGGTGAGTTTCGCCGGCGTGGCACTCGGCCTGATGGTGCTCGCCCTGGTGCTGCGCCCGGTGTTTTTAAAACACCCGCCCACGCCCATCGAGCTGCAACGGGCTCGCCGCATCGTCGACGCCTACGGCGACAACCCCTTCGACGAATTCGCCCTGGCCAGCGACAAACGCTACTTCTTTGCCACGACCAACCGCTCGGTGGTGACCTTCGCCTTGTGGCGCAACTACGCGCTCACCTTGAGCGACCCGATCGGGCCAGCCGATGAACGCGAGCGCGTGGTGGCCGAGTTTCTCACCTACTGCGAACAGCAGGACTGGGAGCCGGTGCTTTACCAGGTCGGCCCGGACCACCTCGAGCTCTACGCGAAGTTCGGCTTCAAGCACCGCAAGATCGGCGAGCAGACCCGCATCCCGCTGGCCAACTACCCGATGGCCGGCCCGAAGTTTCAAAAACTGCGCGCCTCCAGTTACCGCGCCGGTCGCGAAGGCCACACCTTCTTTTGGTATCCGGGCGTGGGGCCGGTGGACGCGAAAATCGAGGCCGGTTTAAAACATGTGTCCGACGCCTGGCTGAAGGCCAAGGACGGCCGCGAAATGGCCTTCGACATGAGCAGCTTCAACATTGAGGAAATCCGCCTGCGCGGGGCCGCAGTGGCGCTCGACGCGAACGGTAACGTGGCAGCCTTCGGCACCTGGTTGCCCTACCGGCAGGGGCGCGGGCGCTGCCTGGATCTGATGCGCTACGATTCCCCGGTGCACGGCATCATGGATTTTGTAATCGTCGAATCGATACGCGCCTTCCGCGACAAGGGGCTCGATGAAGTCAGTCTGGCCAACGCCCCGTTGGCCAACACGGCCGAGCCGGAAAACACCCACGACCGGGCGATGCGGTACATTTACCAAAACTTCAACCGGCTCTACGGCTACCGCACGCTGTTTGAGTTTAAGAAGAAGTATTTCCCGGTGTGGCGCGGCTCGTATTTGGCCTACCGCAGCACAGCCAAGCTGCCGTGGATTGGCTACGCGATGGTGAGTATCCACGTACCCGGCGGGGTGTGGAAACTCCTGCGCTCGTAG
- a CDS encoding MATE family efflux transporter, with amino-acid sequence MSVYLQQARITLRLALPMVVGQVSQMLLGVIDSVMIGRLGAIPLAASAFAGGVFMLFFMVGVGLLLPVAVLVSREHGAGKTQDVALWLQQGTVLAVLAGLAEVGLMLALWGVSSHLGQPPEVLAEAGPFYALIAVSLLPAMLFQVFRQYAEALGRPWIPMALMLGGVALNVGLNWVLIYGNLGAPALGLAGAGWATLAARLAVLAAIIVWLRRTAAFRGVWPAVWQGWPRAGRLRVMAGLGGPAAAMFFMEVGAFMVSTLIMGWLGAKALAAHQIALSCAGFMFMFPLGLSMAVGMRLAKAAGEGRHDLLRPIAGGALAMGWAIMSISAVVFALFGADLARGFVDEPGVIVLATRLLVVAAIFQLFDAAQVIGAGALRGLADVRVPTVITFVAYWVLAIPCAYGLGLHTSMGAVGVWTGLATGLGVAAVLLAIRFWRLTRPTPPHAPVQAKVSPIR; translated from the coding sequence ATGTCCGTCTACCTTCAGCAAGCCCGAATCACGCTGCGCCTCGCGCTGCCCATGGTGGTCGGGCAGGTCAGCCAGATGCTGCTCGGGGTGATCGATAGCGTGATGATCGGCCGGTTGGGCGCGATCCCCCTGGCGGCCTCGGCATTCGCGGGCGGGGTGTTCATGCTGTTTTTTATGGTGGGTGTCGGGTTGTTGTTACCCGTGGCCGTGCTGGTCTCGCGCGAACACGGCGCCGGTAAAACCCAAGACGTCGCCCTGTGGCTCCAGCAGGGCACGGTTTTGGCCGTGCTGGCTGGCCTGGCCGAAGTCGGCCTCATGCTGGCGCTGTGGGGCGTGTCGTCCCACCTCGGCCAACCGCCGGAAGTCCTCGCGGAGGCGGGTCCATTCTACGCGTTAATCGCCGTCTCCTTGCTGCCGGCGATGCTGTTTCAAGTTTTTAGACAATACGCCGAAGCTCTGGGCCGCCCGTGGATCCCGATGGCGCTGATGCTGGGCGGAGTCGCCCTGAATGTCGGGCTGAACTGGGTATTAATCTACGGCAACCTGGGGGCGCCAGCACTCGGCCTAGCAGGGGCGGGCTGGGCGACACTGGCGGCGCGGCTGGCTGTGTTGGCCGCGATCATCGTGTGGCTGCGCCGAACGGCTGCGTTTAGAGGCGTTTGGCCAGCAGTATGGCAAGGCTGGCCTAGGGCAGGGCGTTTGCGCGTGATGGCGGGCCTTGGCGGGCCGGCGGCGGCGATGTTTTTCATGGAAGTGGGGGCGTTTATGGTCTCCACGCTAATCATGGGCTGGCTCGGCGCGAAAGCCCTGGCGGCGCACCAAATCGCGCTCAGTTGCGCGGGGTTTATGTTCATGTTTCCGCTGGGGCTTTCGATGGCGGTGGGCATGCGCCTGGCCAAAGCGGCGGGCGAAGGGCGCCACGATTTGCTCCGGCCCATTGCTGGCGGGGCCTTGGCGATGGGCTGGGCCATCATGAGTATATCGGCGGTGGTCTTTGCTCTGTTCGGGGCGGACCTGGCGCGGGGCTTTGTGGACGAGCCCGGGGTGATTGTGCTGGCCACACGGCTGCTGGTCGTGGCGGCCATTTTCCAATTATTCGACGCCGCCCAGGTGATTGGCGCCGGGGCTTTGCGCGGGTTGGCCGACGTCCGCGTGCCCACGGTAATTACCTTCGTGGCCTACTGGGTTTTGGCCATTCCCTGTGCATATGGATTGGGGCTGCACACGAGCATGGGCGCAGTCGGCGTGTGGACTGGACTTGCCACCGGCCTAGGTGTGGCCGCGGTGCTGCTGGCCATCCGCTTCTGGCGGTTAACCCGCCCCACGCCGCCCCACGCCCCGGTCCAAGCCAAAGTGTCACCTATTAGGTGA
- a CDS encoding PLP-dependent transferase, with translation MSVFTHLPLGQRIPPSLHGVSASLPTMRDVIGYEEKDPAVTRHLTSGYPRFVVHPFAKQAGAHLLRTLGLAGHSVWLTSSIRAAEQLRLHLGEPAALLPAEAALTGVIFPENAALSARAKTFLQHTGMFLSSREAEDYLLRVGELSDAQAQEEKGFEGYAPANVKGHVARFYQHAATTDVFLATSGMNAIAATFRVVSDLQRPLGRTRWLQLGWLYIDTIALLQKFTDTPAVDHLYQSNVFDLAALETLFAVQGERIAALITEVPTNPLIQTVNLPAIAALCRRYGVMLVIDPTVASPLNLDVLPHADVVVNSLTKYTASEGDVMLGAVVVNPHSDHACELRARLPHALEPVYSRDIARLAAQIGDTSAVIAQINRTTPAVVEFLRTHPKVKELYWSLHPDSRDNYLALARSPESIGSMISLVVDMPPAAFYDRLRLAKGPSFGMKHTLISPFIYLAHYDLVTSESGRATLAASGLHPELMRLSIGCEPVEDIIAALAEALA, from the coding sequence ATGTCCGTGTTTACTCACCTTCCGCTCGGTCAACGCATCCCTCCCAGCCTGCATGGCGTCTCCGCCAGCCTGCCGACCATGCGCGATGTGATCGGTTACGAGGAAAAAGACCCTGCGGTCACCCGCCACCTGACCTCGGGTTATCCGCGCTTTGTGGTGCATCCTTTTGCCAAACAGGCCGGCGCCCACCTGCTGCGCACCCTCGGTTTGGCTGGCCACAGCGTGTGGCTCACCTCGTCGATTCGCGCCGCCGAACAACTCCGCTTGCACCTGGGCGAACCCGCCGCACTTCTGCCCGCCGAGGCCGCGCTCACCGGTGTGATTTTCCCCGAAAACGCCGCGCTGTCGGCCCGCGCCAAGACGTTTCTCCAGCACACCGGCATGTTCCTGTCCTCGCGCGAGGCCGAGGATTACCTGCTGCGGGTGGGCGAGCTCAGCGATGCGCAGGCCCAGGAGGAAAAGGGTTTCGAGGGTTACGCGCCCGCCAACGTGAAGGGGCACGTGGCGCGTTTTTATCAACACGCCGCGACCACCGATGTCTTTCTGGCCACCAGCGGCATGAACGCCATCGCCGCCACCTTCCGCGTTGTTTCCGATTTGCAGCGCCCGCTCGGTCGCACCCGCTGGCTGCAACTGGGGTGGCTCTACATTGACACCATCGCGCTCCTGCAAAAGTTCACCGACACGCCCGCCGTCGACCACCTTTATCAGAGCAACGTTTTTGATCTGGCCGCCCTCGAAACCCTGTTTGCCGTTCAGGGTGAGCGTATCGCCGCGCTCATTACCGAGGTGCCGACCAACCCGCTCATCCAGACGGTTAACTTACCGGCGATCGCCGCGTTGTGCCGCCGTTACGGGGTGATGTTGGTGATCGACCCGACAGTCGCCTCGCCGCTCAACCTTGACGTGCTGCCCCACGCCGACGTGGTGGTCAACTCACTCACCAAATACACCGCCAGTGAGGGCGATGTGATGCTCGGCGCGGTGGTGGTTAACCCCCACAGTGACCACGCCTGCGAGTTACGCGCCCGTCTGCCGCACGCGCTGGAGCCGGTGTATTCGCGCGATATCGCCCGTTTGGCCGCGCAGATCGGCGACACCTCCGCGGTGATCGCTCAGATCAACCGCACCACCCCGGCGGTGGTCGAGTTCCTGCGCACGCACCCCAAGGTGAAGGAACTTTACTGGTCGTTGCATCCGGATTCTCGTGACAACTACCTCGCGCTCGCCCGCAGCCCCGAGTCGATCGGCAGCATGATTTCGCTGGTGGTGGACATGCCGCCGGCGGCTTTTTACGACCGGCTGCGCCTGGCTAAAGGCCCCAGTTTCGGCATGAAGCACACGCTGATCAGCCCCTTTATTTATCTGGCGCACTACGACCTGGTGACCAGCGAGAGCGGCCGCGCCACGTTGGCCGCCTCCGGGTTGCATCCCGAGCTGATGCGCCTGTCGATCGGCTGCGAACCCGTTGAGGACATCATCGCCGCGTTGGCCGAGGCGCTGGCTTAG
- a CDS encoding SET domain-containing protein-lysine N-methyltransferase, which translates to MSKKKTAPAAPAAPARAKKKGATAKPAAPVRAATTSEWAHVWQSPIHGQGIRASRDIPSGTRIMEYEGERITKAESERRDAARAAREAEGGDGCVYIFEINKRHDLDGHMEWNTARLINHSCEPNCQSEKVRGRIWISARRDIAAGEELSFDYGFDVENWRQHPCRCGSPKCVGYIVAKSHRWRLRKRLAKLRRTTAKK; encoded by the coding sequence ATGAGCAAAAAAAAAACCGCCCCTGCCGCGCCCGCCGCCCCCGCACGCGCTAAAAAGAAAGGCGCCACAGCCAAACCGGCCGCCCCGGTTCGCGCCGCAACGACCTCGGAATGGGCACACGTATGGCAGTCGCCGATACACGGTCAGGGCATTCGGGCCAGCCGCGATATCCCGTCCGGCACGCGCATCATGGAGTATGAGGGCGAACGCATCACCAAGGCCGAATCCGAGCGGCGCGATGCAGCCCGCGCGGCCCGCGAAGCCGAGGGCGGCGATGGGTGCGTTTATATTTTCGAGATCAATAAACGCCACGACCTCGACGGCCACATGGAGTGGAACACCGCACGCCTGATCAACCACTCCTGCGAGCCCAATTGCCAAAGCGAAAAAGTCCGCGGGCGCATCTGGATTTCCGCGCGCCGCGACATTGCCGCCGGCGAGGAACTCTCCTTCGACTACGGCTTCGACGTGGAAAACTGGCGGCAGCACCCCTGCCGGTGCGGTTCGCCCAAGTGCGTGGGCTACATCGTGGCCAAAAGCCACCGCTGGCGCCTGCGCAAGCGCTTGGCCAAGCTGCGCCGCACCACCGCGAAGAAATAA
- a CDS encoding CinA family protein → MPTALARELKTLCLSHQPALRLAVAESLTGGRVQAAITAVPGASGFFLGGITAYSIDQKVKLLGVKRAAATPVNGVSAAVATQMAQGAVRLFGADMAVATTGYAEPAKAQGVAEAFAYWAIAHRVSARRWRVVTGRVVCAGLNRISVQSAVAETVLAEWVAYLKTLKK, encoded by the coding sequence ATGCCCACAGCCCTCGCCCGGGAACTCAAAACCCTCTGCTTAAGCCACCAGCCGGCCCTGCGCCTTGCCGTGGCCGAGAGCCTGACCGGTGGCCGCGTCCAGGCCGCGATTACCGCCGTGCCGGGCGCGTCCGGCTTTTTTCTCGGTGGCATCACCGCCTACAGCATCGACCAAAAGGTTAAACTCCTCGGGGTAAAACGCGCGGCCGCGACCCCGGTTAACGGCGTGTCGGCCGCCGTCGCCACGCAGATGGCGCAAGGGGCGGTTCGCTTATTCGGGGCCGACATGGCGGTGGCCACCACCGGCTACGCCGAACCGGCGAAGGCGCAGGGGGTGGCCGAGGCGTTTGCCTATTGGGCGATCGCCCACCGCGTGAGCGCGCGCCGCTGGCGGGTGGTGACGGGGCGAGTGGTGTGCGCCGGCCTTAACCGCATCTCCGTGCAAAGCGCAGTCGCCGAAACCGTGCTCGCCGAGTGGGTCGCCTACCTAAAAACGCTGAAAAAGTAG
- the ltrA gene encoding group II intron reverse transcriptase/maturase, translated as MYGELYRQDILSDALDQVIANDGVPGVDGFEVETLVKNEAYRAAWLLALAEEMRTKTYRPSPVLRVYIWKDQARTKRRALGIPTVKDRVVQSAAAIVLQPIWEADFHDHSYAYRPKRRTHHAMDKVKEALLSGKVEVVDADLSSYFDMIPHRELLQLVAKRVSDGSVLRLIKTWLRAPIVEEDRDTGCRKVSANRCGTPQGGVISPLLANLYLNDLDHAVNEKCEQKPTMVRYADDLLILCKPGQGAGLQTRLKRWLEARKLKLNEEKTRLVDTRKEGFEFLGFSVAWRQGMKSKRRYPHVEPSAKSLAKLRDKVRMELDVRTRNQPAVAVVRKVNQITRGWATAFHYGNSTHVFSNQQAFVRNRLRRWLWRKYSRTHGLFRVLHRRPFAWSIQTMALAAYGGLEAMNSAETKPKEWGLGKPCAGKPLARFDEGEGRADGLPTRGSLYST; from the coding sequence TTGTATGGAGAGCTGTATCGGCAGGACATTCTGTCGGATGCGCTCGATCAGGTGATCGCCAATGACGGCGTGCCGGGAGTGGACGGGTTCGAGGTGGAAACGCTCGTAAAGAACGAAGCCTATCGGGCGGCATGGCTGCTTGCGCTGGCGGAGGAAATGCGAACGAAAACCTACCGACCCAGTCCGGTCCTGCGCGTCTATATATGGAAGGATCAGGCCAGGACCAAACGTCGTGCGCTGGGCATCCCCACGGTAAAAGACCGTGTGGTGCAAAGTGCGGCGGCGATCGTGTTGCAACCCATCTGGGAGGCGGACTTCCATGACCACTCCTACGCCTACCGACCGAAACGCCGGACCCATCATGCGATGGACAAAGTTAAAGAGGCCCTGCTGAGCGGAAAGGTGGAGGTGGTGGACGCGGATTTATCGAGCTACTTCGATATGATCCCGCACCGCGAACTCCTGCAATTGGTGGCCAAACGGGTGAGCGATGGGAGCGTGTTGCGTTTAATAAAAACGTGGCTGCGCGCACCCATCGTGGAAGAGGACCGGGACACGGGGTGCCGCAAGGTGAGCGCGAACCGGTGTGGCACGCCACAAGGCGGAGTTATATCGCCTCTGCTGGCGAACCTCTACCTCAACGACCTCGATCATGCGGTGAATGAGAAGTGCGAACAAAAGCCGACGATGGTGCGTTACGCCGACGACCTCCTGATCCTGTGCAAACCGGGTCAAGGGGCGGGGCTGCAAACGCGACTGAAACGGTGGCTGGAGGCACGTAAGTTAAAGCTCAACGAAGAGAAAACCCGACTGGTGGATACACGAAAGGAAGGCTTTGAGTTCCTCGGTTTTTCCGTCGCATGGCGGCAAGGCATGAAGAGCAAACGAAGGTATCCGCACGTGGAACCCAGTGCGAAAAGTCTGGCCAAGTTACGCGACAAAGTGCGGATGGAGCTAGATGTGCGAACGCGCAACCAACCGGCGGTGGCGGTGGTCCGCAAGGTCAACCAAATCACTCGCGGTTGGGCGACGGCGTTTCATTACGGCAACAGCACGCACGTGTTTAGTAACCAGCAGGCTTTTGTGCGCAACCGGTTGCGGCGGTGGCTGTGGCGAAAGTATAGCCGCACCCACGGACTCTTTCGAGTTCTTCACCGACGACCGTTTGCATGGTCAATACAAACTATGGCACTGGCCGCTTACGGCGGCTTGGAAGCAATGAACTCCGCTGAAACCAAACCGAAAGAATGGGGACTCGGTAAGCCGTGTGCGGGAAAACCGCTTGCACGGTTTGACGAGGGGGAGGGTCGCGCTGACGGGTTACCGACGCGCGGCTCTCTCTACTCTACTTAA
- a CDS encoding DNA polymerase III subunit beta, which produces MKFKINRDHFSNGLAQVLNVVGSKATMPILSNVLIEAEKDYICLTTTNLDLGIRCKIKAEVKEGGAVTLPVKRLATIVRELPNIDVTFDATPNHQVKLSSGGSTFKIVGIGKEEFPPLPEFGDEKNFTLEQAELTSMLKSVSYAQSSDETRYILNGVYFNFRDGKLNLVATDGRRLALISKDLEVPPENAGSIILPAKTVSELTRMLDKGEKLKIAFNDRRASFQINTDKDSSGLVDSIYLYSKVVEGNYPNYQQVIPKETHQRIKLERELFLECVHRAALVTSEKSNSVKIKLTSNLLEVTAQSPDFGEAHESMAIAYSGPDLQVAFNPAFVIDPLKALTKDEVFFELKDEVSPGVFKTLENFICVIMPVRL; this is translated from the coding sequence ATGAAATTCAAGATCAACCGCGATCACTTCAGCAATGGCCTCGCCCAGGTCCTCAATGTCGTCGGCTCCAAGGCAACCATGCCCATCTTGAGCAACGTGTTGATAGAGGCCGAGAAGGACTACATTTGCCTGACCACCACCAATCTCGATCTCGGCATTCGCTGTAAGATCAAAGCCGAGGTCAAAGAGGGCGGCGCAGTCACCCTGCCGGTCAAGCGCCTCGCCACCATCGTGCGCGAACTGCCCAACATCGACGTTACCTTCGACGCCACACCCAACCACCAAGTTAAGCTCAGCTCGGGCGGGTCCACCTTCAAAATCGTTGGCATCGGCAAAGAAGAGTTCCCTCCCCTGCCCGAGTTCGGCGACGAGAAGAACTTCACCCTCGAACAGGCCGAACTCACCTCGATGCTCAAGAGCGTCTCCTACGCCCAGTCCAGCGACGAGACCCGCTATATCCTCAACGGCGTTTATTTCAACTTCCGTGATGGTAAATTGAACCTGGTGGCTACCGATGGCCGTCGCCTTGCGCTCATTTCTAAGGATCTCGAGGTCCCGCCAGAGAACGCTGGAAGCATCATCCTGCCCGCTAAGACGGTTTCCGAGCTCACCCGCATGCTGGACAAGGGGGAGAAGCTTAAAATCGCGTTTAATGACCGCCGCGCCTCCTTTCAGATTAATACCGACAAGGACTCCAGCGGTCTGGTCGACTCGATCTATCTTTATTCCAAGGTCGTTGAGGGCAATTACCCGAATTATCAGCAAGTCATCCCCAAGGAGACCCACCAGCGGATCAAGTTGGAGCGCGAGTTGTTCCTCGAGTGCGTGCACCGCGCCGCCCTCGTGACCTCGGAAAAATCCAACTCGGTAAAGATCAAACTCACCAGCAACCTCTTGGAAGTCACCGCGCAAAGCCCTGATTTCGGCGAGGCCCACGAGTCCATGGCGATCGCCTATAGCGGTCCTGACCTGCAAGTTGCGTTTAATCCAGCCTTTGTGATCGATCCTCTCAAAGCGCTGACGAAGGACGAAGTCTTCTTTGAGTTGAAAGACGAAGTAAGCCCCGGGGTGTTTAAAACCCTGGAAAACTTTATCTGCGTGATCATGCCGGTGCGGTTGTAA